CAGTTTAGCGCCTGGATTATGGGCTGGGTGCTGATGCTTGAATATGCTATAGGCAATATTGCGGTTGCTTTGGCGCTTTCCTCTTATTGGTTTGAGTTTATGAAGGGGTTTCAGGGTATTCTGCCCGATATTATTACAAATAAAGCTTATTGGGTTCACCATTTGAGTATTTTCGGATATAGTTTGGAGGTTAATATTTTATCTATGATATTCATAGCTTTTATAAGCTTTTTGCTTTACAAAGGTATGGAAGAAAGTAAAAGAATGGCTGAAATAATGGTTATAATCAAAGTTGGTGTAATTCTTCTTTTTGTAATCGCAGGCGCTTTTTATGTTAAACCCGAAAACTGGACTCCGTTTATGCCGTCAGGTATGAGCGGAATTTTTAAAGGCGCATTTTTAATTTTCTTTGCCTACATAGGTTTTGATGCTGTTTCAACCGCAGCCGAGGAAACAAAAAACCCTCAAAAAAATATGCCTATCGCTATTATAGGAACGCTTTTAATTTGCAGTTTAATTTATATTGCCGTTGCTGCCGTATTGACGGGATTATTCCCTTTCAGCGCTATAGTAGGTAATCAGGATTTTATACATGCCCCTATTGCCTATGCGCTTAATGCCATTAATCAGAATTTTCTTGCTATGCTTGTTTCTATGGGGGCTATTGCGGGTTTGTTTTCCGTGCTTTTAGTATTACAGCTGGCAGCTACAAGAGTTTTGTTTGCGATGTCCAGAGATAACCTTTTGCCTAAAGTTTTTTCAAAAATTCACCCAAAATTCTCTACTCCCTACGTAATAACTATAGCAACGGGTATTTTTA
This genomic window from Candidatus Gastranaerophilales bacterium contains:
- a CDS encoding amino acid permease gives rise to the protein MEKPKSEFLSKILKRKNPEEFLQTAKKSNLKKTLGATDLIILGIGAVVGTGVFTLSGLAIAGEAAAGPSFIISLIIAAIACIFSAFCYAEFASLIPVAGSAYTYTFAVFGQFSAWIMGWVLMLEYAIGNIAVALALSSYWFEFMKGFQGILPDIITNKAYWVHHLSIFGYSLEVNILSMIFIAFISFLLYKGMEESKRMAEIMVIIKVGVILLFVIAGAFYVKPENWTPFMPSGMSGIFKGAFLIFFAYIGFDAVSTAAEETKNPQKNMPIAIIGTLLICSLIYIAVAAVLTGLFPFSAIVGNQDFIHAPIAYALNAINQNFLAMLVSMGAIAGLFSVLLVLQLAATRVLFAMSRDNLLPKVFSKIHPKFSTPYVITIATGIFTMIGTLVLDLKGSADLCNIGTFTAFIIVSIGVIILRYTNPNAERAFKIPLMPWIPLAGIACCLFIIYKGIPMDAFIAFAVWIACGVAIYFMYGYKYANLPEEAPVEVLTDEAQEEAALESIAD